One region of Rhizobium sp. WYJ-E13 genomic DNA includes:
- a CDS encoding aminotransferase class V-fold PLP-dependent enzyme, with the protein MSEDIRTSIGLRPVINVSGTMTSLGASIVVPEAVAAMSSILPQFVEINDLQRKASAIIARLTGGEAGFVTASCSAGISLAVAGAITGNNLLAIEKLPDIVPEKNEVLVQMGHVVSYGAPVDQAIRLAGGKVVLVGQATSTHRFHMEHAITEKTAAAIYVVSHHVVDYGLLNLKEFVEIAHARGVPVIVDAASEYDLKIFLEQGADVALYSGHKFLGGPTSGIVAGKKELVRNAFLQNMGIGRGMKVGKESIFGVMAALEAWEKRDHAGIRERETNYLNLWKQTLDGRPGVTALIEPDPTNNPLDRMRVIIDTDEAHITAWDLADALGRGSPPIIVRDHEVEHRYFYLDPCNLHPGQEKIVASRLAEELDKARASNEIIATPFENRSKRRFDGVLKWPD; encoded by the coding sequence ATGTCTGAGGACATCCGCACATCGATCGGTCTTCGCCCGGTCATCAACGTTTCCGGCACCATGACGAGCCTCGGCGCATCGATCGTCGTTCCCGAAGCCGTTGCTGCCATGTCGTCGATCCTGCCGCAGTTTGTCGAGATCAACGATCTGCAGCGCAAGGCGAGCGCCATCATCGCGCGGCTGACGGGCGGCGAAGCCGGCTTTGTGACTGCATCCTGTTCCGCTGGGATTTCGCTTGCTGTGGCCGGCGCGATCACCGGAAACAATCTCCTCGCCATCGAAAAGCTGCCGGATATCGTCCCGGAAAAGAACGAGGTTCTCGTCCAGATGGGCCACGTCGTCAGCTACGGTGCGCCGGTCGATCAGGCGATCCGCCTTGCTGGCGGCAAGGTGGTGCTGGTCGGTCAGGCGACCTCTACGCACCGCTTCCACATGGAGCATGCGATTACCGAAAAGACGGCCGCGGCCATCTATGTCGTATCGCACCATGTCGTCGATTACGGCCTTCTGAACCTCAAGGAATTTGTCGAGATCGCCCATGCCAGGGGCGTCCCCGTCATCGTCGATGCTGCTTCGGAATATGATCTGAAGATCTTCTTGGAGCAGGGCGCCGATGTGGCGCTCTATTCCGGACACAAGTTCCTGGGCGGTCCGACCTCGGGCATCGTCGCCGGCAAGAAGGAACTGGTGCGCAATGCCTTCCTGCAAAACATGGGCATCGGCCGCGGCATGAAAGTCGGCAAGGAAAGCATCTTCGGCGTCATGGCGGCGCTGGAGGCCTGGGAAAAGCGCGACCATGCCGGCATTCGCGAGCGTGAGACGAACTATCTCAATCTGTGGAAACAGACGCTGGACGGGCGCCCCGGCGTGACCGCTTTGATCGAGCCGGACCCGACCAACAACCCACTCGATCGCATGCGCGTGATCATCGACACCGATGAAGCGCACATCACCGCCTGGGATCTCGCCGATGCGCTCGGCCGCGGTTCTCCGCCGATCATCGTGCGCGACCATGAAGTCGAGCACCGCTACTTCTATCTCGATCCCTGCAACCTGCATCCGGGTCAAGAGAAGATCGTCGCAAGCCGTCTGGCCGAAGAACTCGACAAGGCGCGCGCCTCCAACGAGATCATCGCAACGCCGTTTGAAAACCGCAGCAAGCGCCGCTTCGACGGTGTGCTGAAGTGGCCGGATTGA
- a CDS encoding RidA family protein encodes MTGVCVNQSPATAGTISMSPYERLAALGITLPASPPPIANFVTHVQEGNMLYLSGQGPREADGFMHVGKVGAEVDVEAAYRHARMTGINLLSVMHEAIGDLSRVKRVVKLLGMVNAVPDFLDHPAVINGCSDLLIDVFGEEVGPHARSAVGFGSLPGNITVEIEAIVALRD; translated from the coding sequence ATGACAGGAGTTTGCGTGAACCAGTCTCCCGCTACCGCCGGCACCATCAGCATGTCGCCCTATGAGCGGCTTGCTGCGCTTGGCATTACGCTTCCGGCCTCGCCGCCGCCGATTGCCAATTTCGTCACCCATGTGCAGGAGGGTAACATGCTCTACCTGTCGGGGCAGGGGCCGCGCGAGGCTGATGGATTCATGCATGTCGGCAAGGTTGGTGCCGAGGTCGACGTCGAGGCCGCCTACCGCCACGCCCGGATGACCGGCATCAATCTACTTTCCGTCATGCATGAGGCGATCGGCGATCTTTCCCGCGTCAAGCGTGTCGTCAAGCTGCTCGGCATGGTCAATGCCGTGCCGGATTTCCTCGATCATCCCGCCGTCATCAACGGCTGCTCGGATCTCTTGATCGACGTGTTCGGCGAAGAGGTCGGACCTCATGCCCGCTCGGCCGTCGGCTTCGGTTCACTACCAGGAAACATCACCGTCGAGATCGAAGCCATTGTCGCGCTCAGGGATTAA